Proteins from a single region of Runella sp. SP2:
- a CDS encoding sugar phosphate isomerase/epimerase, with the protein MQRREFLKNSTIATTAAVVGIDRAALAAKPVARPLIKKSLKYGMVTEKISVLDKFKLLKDLGFDGVELDSPNDLDPKEILEARDKTGLLIPGVVNSVHWKSPLSDADPKVRETCSKSMIKSLNDCKLYGGTTVLLVPGVVNAGTSYQDAYQRAQKEIIKLIPEAEKTGIKIALENVWNNFLISPVEAARFVDEINHPLVGWYFDVGNILRYGWPEHWIETLGKRIMKIDIKEFSRKKQQDEGLWKGFDVELMDGDCNWPVVNNALAKVGYSGWGSAEVPGGDRKRLQVISERMDAVFNAQ; encoded by the coding sequence ATGCAAAGAAGAGAATTTTTAAAAAACTCCACCATCGCAACTACGGCTGCGGTGGTGGGGATAGACCGTGCTGCCCTTGCGGCAAAGCCTGTAGCGCGCCCGTTGATAAAAAAGAGCCTTAAATACGGCATGGTAACTGAAAAAATTTCGGTGCTTGACAAGTTTAAGTTGCTCAAAGACCTTGGATTCGACGGCGTGGAACTAGATTCCCCCAACGACCTTGATCCCAAAGAGATTTTAGAAGCCCGTGACAAAACAGGGCTGCTGATTCCTGGGGTAGTCAACTCGGTTCACTGGAAATCGCCACTTTCGGACGCAGACCCTAAAGTGAGAGAAACCTGTTCTAAATCAATGATTAAATCGTTGAACGACTGTAAACTCTACGGCGGAACGACGGTATTGTTGGTGCCAGGGGTGGTCAATGCGGGTACAAGCTACCAAGATGCGTACCAACGTGCTCAAAAGGAAATTATTAAGTTAATTCCTGAAGCAGAAAAAACGGGAATAAAAATTGCGCTCGAAAACGTTTGGAACAACTTCCTCATTAGTCCCGTAGAAGCAGCTCGTTTTGTCGATGAAATCAATCACCCACTGGTGGGCTGGTATTTTGACGTGGGCAATATTCTTCGCTACGGTTGGCCTGAGCATTGGATTGAAACGCTCGGAAAGCGCATTATGAAAATCGACATCAAAGAATTTAGCCGCAAAAAACAACAAGACGAGGGCCTTTGGAAAGGTTTTGACGTGGAGTTGATGGACGGTGACTGCAACTGGCCTGTTGTTAACAATGCCTTGGCAAAAGTAGGTTACTCGGGTTGGGGCTCTGCCGAAGTTCCTGGCGGTGACCGTAAGCGTTTGCAAGTCATCAGCGAACGCATGGATGCGGTTTTTAATGCCCAATAA
- a CDS encoding amidohydrolase produces the protein MIIDSHQHFWIYDAERDAWINDEMTRIRQNFLPEDLKPVYEANGVSGCVAVQADQSDAETLFLLALAEKYSSFVKGVVGWVDLRANDLYDRLDYYSQYELLKGFRHVAQGEPDDFLARPEVIKGIRQLSAFDYTYDILIYPTQLKAALQLVREVPEVQFVVDHIAKPYIKDKKINTWSNYMRQLAAFPHVQCKVSGMVTETDWKNWKTEDFFPYLDVVFEAFGVERLMFGSDWPVCLVAAEYEQVLGIVQEYMKRVGFSENDQAKVLGQNAARFYRLEDV, from the coding sequence ATGATTATTGATTCGCACCAACATTTTTGGATATACGATGCCGAACGCGACGCGTGGATTAACGATGAAATGACGCGTATTCGCCAGAATTTTCTTCCTGAAGACCTGAAACCAGTGTATGAGGCGAATGGTGTCTCGGGCTGCGTAGCCGTTCAGGCCGACCAATCGGATGCCGAAACCTTGTTTTTGTTGGCCTTGGCCGAAAAGTATTCCTCTTTCGTAAAAGGAGTAGTAGGGTGGGTCGATTTACGGGCCAATGATCTCTACGACCGCCTTGATTATTATTCTCAATACGAGTTATTAAAAGGATTTCGGCACGTGGCACAGGGCGAGCCCGACGATTTTTTGGCGCGTCCCGAAGTCATCAAAGGAATACGGCAGTTGAGCGCATTTGACTATACCTATGACATCCTCATTTATCCGACCCAATTAAAAGCGGCGTTGCAGTTGGTGCGCGAGGTGCCTGAAGTGCAGTTTGTGGTGGATCATATTGCCAAACCCTACATCAAAGACAAAAAAATCAATACTTGGTCGAACTACATGCGGCAGTTGGCGGCGTTTCCCCACGTACAGTGCAAAGTATCAGGAATGGTGACGGAAACTGATTGGAAAAACTGGAAAACCGAAGACTTTTTTCCCTACTTAGACGTGGTTTTTGAAGCTTTTGGTGTGGAAAGGTTGATGTTTGGCTCCGATTGGCCCGTTTGCTTGGTGGCTGCGGAGTACGAACAGGTGCTTGGTATTGTCCAAGAATACATGAAACGGGTAGGTTTCTCAGAAAATGACCAAGCCAAAGTTTTGGGTCAGAATGCCGCTCGTTTTTACCGTTTGGAGGATGTTTAG
- a CDS encoding Gfo/Idh/MocA family protein, producing the protein MNTTRREVLKLAGAALAGTAFPSIIIPNKAFAGMNSETLKVGLIGCGGRGSGAAMQALKADPNVVLYALGEIFPERFNTCLEGLRKVHGDKVQVDEGRKFVGFDAYQKVIDSGVDVVLLATPPHFRPLHLEAAIKAGKHIFCEKPVAVDAPGIRKVLELAKLAKEKNVSLVSGFCWRFHEPKRAVFGKINEGAIGEVMSIYNTYNTGGAWSFPRQEGWNDLQFQLRNWMYYTWLAGDHIVEQAVHSIDMMSWAMGDVLPVSAVGTGGRQVRVDPLYGHIFDHFAITYDYPNGAKGFHFSRQQENCERSYLVETFGTKGRAMANCSRPTHKIEGANPWEYSGAQNDMYQTEHNELFASIRNSKPINNGEWMANSTMLAIMGRMAAYTGKKITWDEAIKSNEVLAPDITSWDMPAPKVEVARPGFTPFF; encoded by the coding sequence ATGAACACCACTCGCCGTGAAGTGCTAAAATTGGCAGGTGCTGCTTTGGCAGGAACTGCATTTCCATCCATCATTATTCCGAACAAAGCGTTTGCTGGTATGAATTCGGAAACACTTAAAGTAGGTCTTATTGGTTGTGGTGGACGTGGCTCGGGAGCTGCCATGCAAGCTTTGAAAGCCGATCCAAACGTTGTTCTTTATGCCCTTGGCGAAATTTTCCCAGAGCGTTTTAATACCTGCCTTGAAGGTCTTCGCAAAGTACACGGCGACAAAGTTCAGGTGGACGAAGGTCGTAAATTTGTAGGTTTTGATGCGTATCAAAAAGTAATCGACTCGGGTGTGGATGTCGTTCTTTTGGCGACACCACCGCATTTCCGCCCGCTTCACTTGGAAGCTGCTATCAAGGCGGGAAAACATATTTTCTGCGAAAAACCAGTAGCGGTTGATGCCCCTGGTATTCGTAAAGTATTGGAATTGGCAAAATTAGCCAAAGAGAAAAATGTCTCTTTGGTTTCGGGTTTCTGCTGGCGTTTCCACGAGCCAAAACGGGCTGTATTTGGTAAAATCAACGAAGGTGCAATTGGCGAAGTAATGTCGATTTATAACACCTACAACACGGGTGGTGCGTGGTCATTTCCACGTCAAGAAGGCTGGAACGATTTGCAGTTTCAATTGCGTAACTGGATGTATTACACGTGGTTAGCGGGGGATCATATCGTAGAGCAAGCTGTACACAGCATCGACATGATGTCGTGGGCGATGGGCGATGTTTTGCCCGTGAGTGCCGTAGGTACAGGTGGTCGTCAAGTGCGCGTTGACCCGTTGTATGGACACATTTTTGATCACTTTGCCATTACATACGATTATCCAAATGGGGCAAAAGGTTTCCACTTCTCGCGTCAGCAAGAAAACTGCGAGCGTAGCTATTTGGTAGAAACTTTTGGGACGAAAGGCCGTGCGATGGCTAACTGCTCACGCCCAACGCATAAAATTGAAGGTGCAAATCCTTGGGAATATTCTGGTGCTCAAAACGATATGTACCAAACAGAACACAACGAACTGTTTGCGTCGATTCGTAACAGCAAACCCATCAACAACGGTGAGTGGATGGCCAACAGTACCATGCTTGCAATTATGGGACGTATGGCGGCTTACACAGGGAAGAAAATCACGTGGGACGAAGCTATTAAGTCGAACGAAGTATTGGCACCAGACATTACAAGCTGGGATATGCCTGCACCAAAGGTAGAAGTAGCTCGCCCAGGTTTTACGCCTTTCTTCTAG